The nucleotide sequence CATAAAATGACAGTTGGATGGCAACACTGGTTTGCTCTGCAGCTCAGTCTCATCGGTGTGTTTATTTTACCTCAGATTCAGAAAGCAACCGAGTGTATTTTAAGGTTATAACTTATAAACTGTTCAAAATTATAATGAACTCAAAAAAGAAGCAAAATATTAACTTCATTAAACCAGCAGAGCCAGCATTTATAACAAGGTTGAAACAGCAAGCTGGCTATGTAGAAGGACCTAGTGTCGACACAAAGGTGAATTTAACTATTAAACAGACAAATAATacagttttacaattttgtgacagtaaaattaattaaacttgCACTCTATGTAGAGAGAAGAACAACCACAAattgatgacgatgatgattatGAAGATCGTGATGATGAGAAACCTGTTGTAGTAGTCATGAAGGAGGGAGATTTGACAGAAGAAGATGCTGATTTGTATGCTAAAGTCAAAAAAGAATGTGCGTAAAATTGCTAAAACTTTACTTTACACTTGATTAATAgtggaaatattaaaattcttttcattTTAGTCGATAAAATTGACAAGGCAGACTTATCCCAAAGAGTAATAtttaaaaggaaaaaggaAGCAAAAGATGAAAGTTCCTCAGAAACATCAAATCCAAAAGAGgtcaaaaagaagaagaaagaaaaagctaAGCCAACAAAAAGTGTATTATCGTTTAATGAAGATGAAGAGGAAGAATAGTAAATTTTAGAGAATaactttattttgataaaaatagatttaagaaaataaatattttgtacaaaatgacattttcataatttattcaGCCAATTGGTAATTTAAAACCAATACATcttttttaatagaaagtgaaatcattaatattcatttataactTTAACAGTGGTTTTTCATGCATTATAGAAGAAAAAGTATTGAAAAAGTATGGTAGTTTTACTTGCTTCATTAGCTCCTcgttttctatttttagaataaaatCCTCAAAAAACCAAGTCTTATGCAGATGATGCACTCTTCAAAACACCGAAAGAGCAGATCTTCATAATTCTCTTTGATCAATCATCTGTAAAATGAGACATGCAGAACattaaaatcgttaaaaaagtTGTTCAATATAAAAACATTAAGCTATCATCCATATTGGTAATCTCTCCCGCATACCTGAGTATATTCTAATGAAAGACCTCGAGCCGTAAGTGCATTACCGCGAACTTTATCAGTCCACCTCGGCCACAACCGCTGTGCAGAGAATCTACTATTCAAAAACCCAAAGAAAACCGTCCAAGTCCGTATCATGCAGCTGAGCTGCCAAAAAGCTCGTGGAATCCAAAACCGTCATCTCGCCGCTTGTAGACGAAGCTTCACCTCTCGCTCGTTCCCCGAAAAAACTGGCTCCCGAGTCCCGCATCAACAGAGACGCAGTCACGTGACCGAGCCGCCCGGCGCCATCTTGCTTGCACAGTTCCCCGCAGTCTCGCTCTCGAGACGCGCAGCACCGCAAGCACCAGCAGCATCGCCGCGACGTATAGAGCCAGGAGGAGTCAGCAGCCCAACCCAGCGCGTCCAATCCTCGAGCTCTTCACCGTCGGCCTTGCCGTTCTTTGCGACAGCCTCGATCTCGTAGCTATATCTGCGCATTCGAGCATAACAACATAGTCAACAGTTTacgagtgcgcgcgtgtgcagaCAGCCGCCGATTCAAATATTGCGCCCCGCGAGCCGCGAGTgtgcatatatacatatataatttcCATTGAAAAATCCACTGCAGCTATCTCTTTTATAGCGCGAACCTGAGCGCGAATAACGTGCGAGCGGAGAAGCGTGTATGTACACAACAGAGGCTCCGAGCTGTTTGTAGGTTACGCGCGGCGACCGCCAAGGAATCATCGTCAGCAGAAAATCTTTGCGTGGTGTGTGTGCAGCAGGCTGCAGGGTTCAGTCATTCAGTGTAGTCCAGCTtgactgtgtgtgtatatgtgtgcacagagttgcgctcgcgcgcgcacgtaaaTTACGTGTACCAGCGAATCTGCGGTCCgcagcgtgcgcgcgcgcacacacacacacataggcACAGCCGCAGTCTCGATCGTCCATCAGTGTGTAAGTAGCAGCAGTAGAAGGCAGCGGTGTGGCGTTCCTTCCGGAGGACGAagacgaagacgacgacggcggGACCGTCCTCCACAGCGCTACGTCCAGGACGCACTGCTAGCATTGTCATCACCGGCCAGCTGTTCGGTGAGTTCGATTTTGTGTACACGATAAGGAGTGCAGGGTATCGCGACATCAAAGCGTCTCGTGGCCGATCGTCCGCCTCCACCGCTTGCAGCTGCGTCCTCTCCTCGGACAGGATTCCCTTCACGGCTGTTTGTTAGGCTAATCGCGAGCATCGACTCGATTCGCTGGCATCGCGAGATCGGAGTCCCGTTTTCGCCGTCGAAATCGGTGCAAGAGCAGAGGTGCTACCCGGGGAAGTCTCTCCCAGGGACACCTACGTCGACGGCAACTGCGTCAGGGCCGTAGAGCGGgggtcgcgcgctcgcggcgcCCCGTGCACGCgccgtcgctctctctctctctctctctctctctccaccaTTTTCTGGGCCccccgtgcgcgcgcgcgcctttgttcaagtatatacgtatacatcaCTGGCTCTGCGAACGCCGACTCCTGGAGGATGGTGACGCcttgattctctctctctctctctctctctctctctctctctctctctccatcttcTACTTATTATACGCTGCTTCTCCCATGCCGCGCTCTGAATTAAAGTCGGGCAGCGTCGCGTACGACGCCGGCGGTGTGCTCCTGTGTAGCAGAAGCGCACGTGTGCCGTGTTTTCGCGCGCTTCCATTCGAAGCTGTATAGGTACTGCTGTGCGGCCGTGTCTTGCATTAGGCGCAAGATGCATACACTTGTATACCACGAGAGATTATCGTATGGTCGGCGAGGCTGAGAGGTTAGCGTGGAGCTGCGCGTGGGCGGCGGGATTTTAGGCTCTTTGTTGGTAAATAGACTGCCGATCGACGGGAGGAGCTGATGCTTTTTATATTGATTATCAAGCTTTTGAGCagagcgggaaattcgaaTCGACAGCTTTTAAAGATTTCTGAATCCTCCCGAAAGTCGAGGGTTTTTTTTCTACGAAGACTCGATTAATAGGTCACTCAATATTTCGAAgaattagagagagagagagagagagagagagagagagagagagagagagagagagagagagagagcgaggcagGCGTTGTTTACACTGTAAAAAGCGCATCAGCTGTTTGTCGCCAATTGCGAAATTTCGGATCTTTGAATGGAAGCATGAAAATGTCGTGGATTCGAGCGAGAACCGAAATGGACAGGAAGAGCCATGTACAatccacacacacgcatacacacgcacacagagaCACAAACCGGAAACCGCTCTCTCGCACGCACACTTGGATCACGAGGTACAAAAAGTAAAATGGCCGACCAGACGTCACGTCGatgcaataaaaatttattaataaaagtcgGCCTGTTTGTACGTATCGACCATCGCGATTTCGAATCTTTTCGCTCGCGATAAGACGCTTACACCTTGCGTTTCGCGCATAGGTAGAGCGGCTTTGTCGTTTACCGATTGCGATGAACTTGGACGCTTGGTGTTATGTGTTGAAAAACACAGATTAGGTACACACCGTATGGTTCTACATAACGGGACGTCTAGTTGTAACAGCAGCTATAGCTACACATGCGTAAGCTTTCCGAAAGCTCCTCATGCAGAGGATGCGTTTTATCGTGTACAGCTAAATATAAGTAAACATGAGCCTTCTTGGTATTAGGTATTTAGAATGCAAGGCAAACGTCAGTCCATAAAGAGAAATCGCATCGTGGGAAAGTATACGTAAATCAGGAGCGGATCCTGCGCGCGTTTCTTTTACTCTCCGCAATAATAACCCTAGGCTTGGaaaaagagccgagagagcCCAGGAGACGGAGTTCTCGGAGATCGCGAAGAAAGCGGAAAATGGAGCACGAGCACTTGGGGCGCTTCACACGGCCCTGGAGCACAGTAGCCgagcgcctctctctctctctctctctctctctctctctctctctctctctctctctctctctctctctctctctctctctctctctctctctctctctgatccTCTTTTTCGTAAACGTTTCCCCGTCGGACGCTCGGCGCGCCTTGGTGTGCGCAACGAGTGtttgtgtgcgcgtgtgtgcgtacgGGAGTTGGGCTGCCCTCTGCCGTACGATTTTCATCGACGACGGGGCCTTCCTCTTGGCACAGTTACCGCGCGCACTCACACACTGACACGAGAGTACGGCAGTGTGGGTAAGCGACTCTGTATACGTACATCCCTATCTCGATCGTTATAGGCTCGTCTATGGTAGCGCTGTAGACGAGTGCATCAGGCAAGGATTATCCGCGAGCGcgacaataatatacgcgGCGACGACGCGCTTTTCAAATGTGCCGCCTTGACACACCGGCGGGAAATTTAAAAGCCGCGTGTCGCCGGTATTTTGCACGCTATTCTCTTATGCATGCTCAGATACGCGGAtgcccgctcgctcgctcgcgcgcggtgcTGGCGGCGAACGATCGTATAGGCGGCTATTAGGTATTATCGATCTCTTGCTCTCCCTCGGGCGGGATTCGCCGGCGCGTGACTGCACAGTATACGGAGTTCCTCGCGGTTGCGCCGATGCACTTTTCTTGAAGAGAGATGATTGTGTAGATTTCTAAGTATACTACGATGGGCTCTGGGTTTTCGGGAAATCGGAGCAGCGGCGAGAGCCGCTTCGCTCTTATCTCTGTGATGTAAACACAGCGCGCTGTGCAAGAACTCGTATAATGGTTTTTTAATAGCTGAATCGACCTACACGTCTTCGTCTAGATCTCTCGTGACACGCGGGACTGTGTCAGTTGGAATCTTATGGAAAACGAATGCATCTGGTCTCTGCGCTAACGTTTTAGAATGAAAATCTCCGTTTTGGAGCTTTCGGAAAGCTGCGACGCGACGACTCCTCGCGGCGTTGAAATCAATTCCCGGAATGATGGCACTTTATAAATCGCGAGCGCATCTGCATCAGGACGTGTGAATAATCTGAGCGCAGcatcttatatatatacactctcTGTCTCTCCCCCTCGCGTTGGTTTTTTCATCGTCGAGAGGTGCCGCGAAAAAGAGAACGCTTCAACAATCACCGAATTTCTCCCCACATTTCTACGCAATAAAATGTTGTACAGGCATCCCACCACtggtgtgtacgtgtgtgtgcgcgcgcgcgcgctccgacTACCAACACGATCTCGCCGAGCACAAGCTGCGTTCGTTAGAAAGATGAGAGAGTAAAAAGCATCTATATGATGCCTTATAGTGTTAGTGCGCGCGGGTGTacgggagagagcgagcgtatgtgtaagagagagagagagagagagagagagagagagagagagagagagagagagaggcagtgAACGAATGTTCGTTCGGTTCCacgcatatacacacacacacacacacatacacgtgctgtatatatataattatatacagtATGAACTTTTGGTAACCACGTATACGAGTGTGCGGCGGGGAGTGAGAGAATCAGGGGCAGGAGAgaccaagagagagagagagaggcgaaggGGTGGGGGGAGAGCAAGCAAgcaagcaagagagagagagagagtatcgGTGTTTGCGTGTGTTGGTGCGCGGTAAAGGAGCCACGGCACAGACTGTCGGCCAGCAGTGGCGTGTGCTCGCTTTGTACGTGTGAACGTGTCTGCTGCTGCAACCAGAgctgccgccaccgccgccgccgctactgCTCTCCGAAACGAGGGAGCGTCGAAGCGCCAGGGGACGAGGACGCGACCTGCACAGGTGACAACTCCCTCCCGACTCCGATCCTCTCCTCCGCGCTTTGTTACTTTTCGTTGCTAGCTGCACGTTGTGTACACTCGATGCGGCGAACTCGCGCGTAAATCCACGCCGCTCTGTGCTAGCTCGTGCGCTATCCTTGGTGCAGTATGCCAGCAGTGTCGCGCTCTCCTCCGAGAGCCGAGATCGCCCGGTGACAGTGATCCACGAGGACGACGCTCGTCTCTGGGCTTAGGCATTGAGTACACCGAGGTCTGCATCCACCCGTCGCTCGGAAcggccgcacgcgcgcgcgcgaaagagagagaccgaTGGTCGGCTGGTTGGTTATGGTGCCCCCGTCGACGGGACCCTCCGCCTGCTAGTGCGGAATTTGCGGAGCgccattttgaaaaattctagCCTGGTCCGCACCGAGTCTCTCTCGTTCGTCCGCATCGCATccatgcgtgtgtgtgtgtgtgtgtgtgtgcgtgtgcgcgcacCAGTCTGCCTGTGTGCGTGAGTGTCTGTCTGGCGTTAACCCCCTTCTGCCCCGATGATGCacctccgctgctgctgctgggtgTACAAGCGCTGAGCGGCCTCTCCCGGAGTTAGAACACTCTTCTCTCTGCCGATGTGCAGTCCGTGCTTGGTTAGGTACGTGCGACTGTGTGTTGAAGTTGTAGGTCGCGCTTGCCATTgtgtgctgctgcagcgctgcGTGCTCTAGAGCGCGGGGTTGACGACGCCGTCTGGGTTGTGTGTACCGTTATATAGCTATTGATAGAGCCTTGATGTTGCACTCGTTGCATTCTATATTGGGACATCGTCAGACTCACgtgttgttttctttttcagatCGGCTAGGAATCGCTGATCCTCATGGAAGCCAGCGCGGAAGAACTACTGGTCAAGGACCCCTCGCAGGATGATGCCAGTAAGTTTGGAAAAGGTACTTATACAGCCATGCTGGTGTATGTAAGGTTATCGCTGacacgacgcgcgcgcgcgtgtatgtaccTACTCCAAATTGTGATTTTAACGCTTTGAAGCAATGGAGAGAGACGTGGTTATTCACAGAGAGTGTGGTATTTTTGCTGTGCCACTTATAGTGACAGGATTTTTCCGGTTCACTGAAGTgtcaaaagtttttttccaTAGCTATTGAATTTGCTCCAATGTGCATCTGgattgaatttaattttaagtccAGTGTCATGCGaacaaattctttttttcaaatttaaatctCTCAATGTTCTTATTTCAGTTGAGAACAGGTTTTTTAATTTGGTTTCACGAAAAAACAGTATTTTGTCTCTTACTTAGCTACTGCATTGCAATAATTCCTCAGTCCGTAATTTCTATGTGTATAAATAAACTGCGTACACACATTTCATAATTGTATCGATGAGTCAAATTATTGTTATGCCATGACTTAAGTACACTGGAACCGGTTGTGTCATTTTTGTACGCAAATACATTTTGCTCCTCATCATCCAAGATCATTTGCCATTCAAGAATAGAAACAAACTAGTTACTTTGTAATCTGCAAAAGTTGAATGCCTTAAATTAATGCATGATTTCTCATTTCAgattctttaattgcaaatggaATGAACGGTGGCTATGATATGGAAAGCGACTACGATATCTCTTCTACCGGCAGGCAGCAGGAAGATATGGACAAATGTGAAAGTAGTGTCAATGCTCTAGAAGTTGAAGGAGAAGAGgacgaggaggaagaagaggacgaggaggaggaggacgacgatCATGGTATGGAAGTCGACCTGGGCGACGTGGAAGCGAGTAACGAGGCCGGATCTGAATCTCTGGCCGAGATAGCGAACAGCTATTCGGCTTCTGCTGTAGCGCGTGACGCCACCAGTGTCGACAAAAATGTTGAGAGTAGTGCAGTGTCTAGTAAAAGCGAGACTCAGTGCAACAAGGACGAGTCGATGGACGTTGATGCGCGCAGCAATGCCTCAGATGTCGAGTGCCTCGGAGAAGAGGACGAGGAAGACGAAGGTACGACGGCGGGAGCAGCCGCAGGTTCGGAGCAAAAGGCCGCTGCTTCTGGCAAGCCTGATAGCAGCCTAGACAACTCCGACGTTAAGATCTGCGAGGAAAACGGCAGTCTCGGTAGTCCCGATATCGAGGAAATCACCGACGGCGGTAAGAGCAATGGACACGACAGCAGCTCGGACTCTCTTAAAGACACccctaaaaagaaaaataaaaaagcagttCAACCCAGTGTTAGCATAACGCCCCGTAGAAGTTCTCGAAACATCAATCGAAAGAGCTACTTGGAGCGAGAAATGGGTTATCTGGGTAATAAAGTGATTTCTGCTTATTTTACGTTAATTAACCTTTTACTTTGAATGTCACTAACGAGATTGCTCTTTTCTGGAGCATCCGTTTGCTGTCTTATACctgaatgttttttttatatttagaaattcgctttatttatttttggttgctttattgattcttgtttctttttttgttctctTAAGAGTAACCTGTATAGTACCCCTTCCTGCTAAAACATCCATGTGGCGCTAAATTGTAAAACGGTCATGTATTGCAGTAATGTTTTTGAATTCGTTTATTTATCTCGTTGATTAGAAGCAGAAATTCAAAAGTGTTACAATCCTGACATCACGAACTATCACGCTTTATAACTTTCTTGAATGGTGTTATTTATGAGATAAGAGATTATGCTTTGGTTGAtctactttttcttttatttcgaaaattaaaaaacaattctAATGTTAACTTTTGATCAGAAGAAGACGGTCCGTTGACTATCGACAACAGCTCCGACATCGAGGAGATCAAGCCAGAGGATCCTCTGGCCGAAGTCGATAGCAAAGATAAGGAGAACTCCAAGCATAAGTCGCCCATCAAGAACATAACGACGACCAATAACAAAACGACGATCGTCGTCAACGACACGAAGCGCCTTGTTGAAATTGCAGCTGGTAGCAAGAACATCAAGGGTGGCAAGAAGGAGCCGACGCTTGTCATTATAGACACTAATTCTATTCTCTCAGGCAAGGGCGGTGTTCCGGTGACGAGTTCCAAGTCCTCGTCACACCACTCATCCTCACACTTGCACCATGGCTCAAGCTCCAGCTCGTTTTCAATGATGCCGATTGGCATGGGTCCTCAGCAGATGTACGCAAACACTCGGACGACGATAACGCCTGTACCCATGAAGGGTACTACGCTCAATAGTAACAAATCTACCACGATCACGCCCGTGATCAACCCGATGCATCACCAACAAcagctacagcagcagcagcagcagcagcagcaacagcagatGCAACAGCAGCAAATTCTGCCAACGCTTACAGACGACATGTTCGTAGTAGAGGCACCGTCCTTCATTGTACCTTATGTATACGAAAAGCCACCGCTAAAACCACTTAAGGACTTCGTTAGCAAATTAGGTAACATAAAGATCTAATTTATTAGTTATACAGACATTTAAGCATACAATTCATAATAGTAACTTTATCGATATTTATTCACAGACAAAAGCATTAAGGACTATGATAAAGAGGAGAAGTTGAGGAAACAGGCtgcgaaggagaagaaaaaggcCGAGGGAGGAGATAAGGCAGAAGATGACGAGGATGATAGTGACGATGATGACAAAAACGAATGTTTAGACTTGAGCGAAAAGCCGACACCCGAAGAGAAGAACGAGTTTGCCGTACACgaggataaaaataaaattcctaCATACTTCGACCTCCCGCTGGGAAAGTTTTTTATGTCGATCGGTATTGGGCTCGTGCAGGAATACGTACAAACTGATTTACTTCGCACCCAAAAGCGTAAACAGGGCAAGGGTAGCACATCCGCTGAGACTCAGATGGCCATTAATTCATTGATCAAGAACCTCGAGTTCAGCAAGGAAAACAACGAACCTTACCACTTGGAACTTAAAAAGTGCGAGTTCTGCAGTTTCAAAACCGAATCTGCCTTGGCAATGCAGCACCATCTTGAGACGCCGCATATGCGCAACTACGTATACAAATGCAACTTCTGCCCAATCGAAGTACGCAGTCCTCACGAtattttattccacatggaAGCTGAGCACAACACGCGAGGTCGACTGGAGCGTGGCCCGGCGTTCCACCAATGTCCTAATTGCCCGTTCGAGGATAACCAAAAGGGCAAGCTTACGCGACACATACTCGCCTGCACAAAGAAATTCCGGCCCGAGCGGAATCTCGAGCCATCGATGGATTGGGAACCGCCGGCCAAGATACCGCGGCTCAACCGGCCGAGGAATGCGATGCCCCAGCTGTCGGCAAGCCAGTTGGCCTCGGCCATGGGTGCGGCCAAGGGACAACAAACACTATTGCCGAAATTGTTGCCCGCGCCGATGCCTACCGGCAGAGGTAGAGGTAGGCCACCGATGCAACCAAGGTATACGGATATGAAGGCTATGGCAAGACCTGGTGGTTCGCCTGGCATTCGACAAGGTGAGCCTTTTTTCTTCGTTctcatttcaaaataaattttttctaaCGATAATAAGTCAGAGTACGTTTTAGAATGTATActaaaattcaattaattcCATTCTAGACGATAGGCTTTTAAACGCTAATGAGCTATTCTAGCACTTTAAAATAAcaagtttattattataacgagATATAGTCAATTACGGCTTGTTAATCGATACTGATGTTAAAATAGCACATTGCGACtgggctgtttttttaaatataaataacagTTAAAGCATCTATTATAAAATCTCTGATCGATTTCTGTATGAATCATTCACATACTATCTTTTATTTAGACAATGTGTCAAGTATGATGTACCGGCCAACTTCTTCAGGACTAATGTTGCCCAATTCGTACCAGTTTGGAGCCGGTAACCAAATATTCCAGGTAAATATTGTTTCCATAATTCAATTGTT is from Nasonia vitripennis strain AsymCx chromosome 1, Nvit_psr_1.1, whole genome shotgun sequence and encodes:
- the LOC100121453 gene encoding MOG interacting and ectopic P-granules protein 1 isoform X1; the protein is MEASAEELLVKDPSQDDASKFGKDSLIANGMNGGYDMESDYDISSTGRQQEDMDKCESSVNALEVEGEEDEEEEEDEEEEDDDHGMEVDLGDVEASNEAGSESLAEIANSYSASAVARDATSVDKNVESSAVSSKSETQCNKDESMDVDARSNASDVECLGEEDEEDEGTTAGAAAGSEQKAAASGKPDSSLDNSDVKICEENGSLGSPDIEEITDGGKSNGHDSSSDSLKDTPKKKNKKAVQPSVSITPRRSSRNINRKSYLEREMGYLEEDGPLTIDNSSDIEEIKPEDPLAEVDSKDKENSKHKSPIKNITTTNNKTTIVVNDTKRLVEIAAGSKNIKGGKKEPTLVIIDTNSILSGKGGVPVTSSKSSSHHSSSHLHHGSSSSSFSMMPIGMGPQQMYANTRTTITPVPMKGTTLNSNKSTTITPVINPMHHQQQLQQQQQQQQQQQMQQQQILPTLTDDMFVVEAPSFIVPYVYEKPPLKPLKDFVSKLDKSIKDYDKEEKLRKQAAKEKKKAEGGDKAEDDEDDSDDDDKNECLDLSEKPTPEEKNEFAVHEDKNKIPTYFDLPLGKFFMSIGIGLVQEYVQTDLLRTQKRKQGKGSTSAETQMAINSLIKNLEFSKENNEPYHLELKKCEFCSFKTESALAMQHHLETPHMRNYVYKCNFCPIEVRSPHDILFHMEAEHNTRGRLERGPAFHQCPNCPFEDNQKGKLTRHILACTKKFRPERNLEPSMDWEPPAKIPRLNRPRNAMPQLSASQLASAMGAAKGQQTLLPKLLPAPMPTGRGRGRPPMQPRYTDMKAMARPGGSPGIRQDNVSSMMYRPTSSGLMLPNSYQFGAGNQIFQVVGGSGTVISALSGVSSSSGGSSGRPAPIALVPNVNESQSRLLSSQNTSVTNAVKNPTAKLLSQPSISITPLPRTAPQASAPGSNSQVKPGGKSTFVICEICDGYIKDLEQLRNHMQWIHKVKIHPKMIYNRPPLNCQKCQFRFFTDQGLERHLLGSHGLVTSSMQEAANKGKDAGRCPACGRVYQWKLLNHVARDHGMTLKPAHLSYKCTVCTATFGMYKQFENHVYSAHSVVAKRVMDKKSSAPSSPSSRSNDSLLKPLKINDEITIIPQPAKPTSRSGPQGRAK
- the LOC100121453 gene encoding MOG interacting and ectopic P-granules protein 1 isoform X6, which produces MEASAEELLVKDPSQDDASKFGKDSLIANGMNGGYDMESDYDISSTGRQQEDMDKCESSVNALEVEGEEDEEEEEDEEEEDDDHGMEVDLGDVEASNEAGSESLAEIANSYSASAVARDATSVDKNVESSAVSSKSETQCNKDESMDVDARSNASDVECLGEEDEEDEGTTAGAAAGSEQKAAASGKPDSSLDNSDVKICEENGSLGSPDIEEITDGGKSNGHDSSSDSLKDTPKKKNKKAVQPSVSITPRRSSRNINRKSYLEREMGYLEDGPLTIDNSSDIEEIKPEDPLAEVDSKDKENSKHKSPIKNITTTNNKTTIVVNDTKRLVEIAAGSKNIKGGKKEPTLVIIDTNSILSGKGGVPVTSSKSSSHHSSSHLHHGSSSSSFSMMPIGMGPQQMYANTRTTITPVPMKGTTLNSNKSTTITPVINPMHHQQQLQQQQQQQQQQQMQQQQILPTLTDDMFVVEAPSFIVPYVYEKPPLKPLKDFVSKLDKSIKDYDKEEKLRKQAAKEKKKAEGGDKAEDDEDDSDDDDKNECLDLSEKPTPEEKNEFAVHEDKNKIPTYFDLPLGKFFMSIGIGLVQEYVQTDLLRTQKRKQGKGSTSAETQMAINSLIKNLEFSKENNEPYHLELKKCEFCSFKTESALAMQHHLETPHMRNYVYKCNFCPIEVRSPHDILFHMEAEHNTRGRLERGPAFHQCPNCPFEDNQKGKLTRHILACTKKFRPERNLEPSMDWEPPAKIPRLNRPRNAMPQLSASQLASAMGAAKGQQTLLPKLLPAPMPTGRGRGRPPMQPRYTDMKAMARPGGSPGIRQDNVSSMMYRPTSSGLMLPNSYQFGAGNQIFQNTSVTNAVKNPTAKLLSQPSISITPLPRTAPQASAPGSNSQVKPGGKSTFVICEICDGYIKDLEQLRNHMQWIHKVKIHPKMIYNRPPLNCQKCQFRFFTDQGLERHLLGSHGLVTSSMQEAANKGKDAGRCPACGRVYQWKLLNHVARDHGMTLKPAHLSYKCTVCTATFGMYKQFENHVYSAHSVVAKRVMDKKSSAPSSPSSRSNDSLLKPLKINDEITIIPQPAKPTSRSGPQGRAK
- the LOC100121453 gene encoding MOG interacting and ectopic P-granules protein 1 isoform X3; the encoded protein is MEASAEELLVKDPSQDDANSLIANGMNGGYDMESDYDISSTGRQQEDMDKCESSVNALEVEGEEDEEEEEDEEEEDDDHGMEVDLGDVEASNEAGSESLAEIANSYSASAVARDATSVDKNVESSAVSSKSETQCNKDESMDVDARSNASDVECLGEEDEEDEGTTAGAAAGSEQKAAASGKPDSSLDNSDVKICEENGSLGSPDIEEITDGGKSNGHDSSSDSLKDTPKKKNKKAVQPSVSITPRRSSRNINRKSYLEREMGYLEEDGPLTIDNSSDIEEIKPEDPLAEVDSKDKENSKHKSPIKNITTTNNKTTIVVNDTKRLVEIAAGSKNIKGGKKEPTLVIIDTNSILSGKGGVPVTSSKSSSHHSSSHLHHGSSSSSFSMMPIGMGPQQMYANTRTTITPVPMKGTTLNSNKSTTITPVINPMHHQQQLQQQQQQQQQQQMQQQQILPTLTDDMFVVEAPSFIVPYVYEKPPLKPLKDFVSKLDKSIKDYDKEEKLRKQAAKEKKKAEGGDKAEDDEDDSDDDDKNECLDLSEKPTPEEKNEFAVHEDKNKIPTYFDLPLGKFFMSIGIGLVQEYVQTDLLRTQKRKQGKGSTSAETQMAINSLIKNLEFSKENNEPYHLELKKCEFCSFKTESALAMQHHLETPHMRNYVYKCNFCPIEVRSPHDILFHMEAEHNTRGRLERGPAFHQCPNCPFEDNQKGKLTRHILACTKKFRPERNLEPSMDWEPPAKIPRLNRPRNAMPQLSASQLASAMGAAKGQQTLLPKLLPAPMPTGRGRGRPPMQPRYTDMKAMARPGGSPGIRQDNVSSMMYRPTSSGLMLPNSYQFGAGNQIFQVVGGSGTVISALSGVSSSSGGSSGRPAPIALVPNVNESQSRLLSSQNTSVTNAVKNPTAKLLSQPSISITPLPRTAPQASAPGSNSQVKPGGKSTFVICEICDGYIKDLEQLRNHMQWIHKVKIHPKMIYNRPPLNCQKCQFRFFTDQGLERHLLGSHGLVTSSMQEAANKGKDAGRCPACGRVYQWKLLNHVARDHGMTLKPAHLSYKCTVCTATFGMYKQFENHVYSAHSVVAKRVMDKKSSAPSSPSSRSNDSLLKPLKINDEITIIPQPAKPTSRSGPQGRAK
- the LOC100121453 gene encoding MOG interacting and ectopic P-granules protein 1 isoform X5, translating into MEASAEELLVKDPSQDDASKFGKDSLIANGMNGGYDMESDYDISSTGRQQEDMDKCESSVNALEVEGEEDEEEEEDEEEEDDDHGMEVDLGDVEASNEAGSESLAEIANSYSASAVARDATSVDKNVESSAVSSKSETQCNKDESMDVDARSNASDVECLGEEDEEDEGTTAGAAAGSEQKAAASGKPDSSLDNSDVKICEENGSLGSPDIEEITDGGKSNGHDSSSDSLKDTPKKKNKKAVQPSVSITPRRSSRNINRKSYLEREMGYLEEDGPLTIDNSSDIEEIKPEDPLAEVDSKDKENSKHKSPIKNITTTNNKTTIVVNDTKRLVEIAAGSKNIKGGKKEPTLVIIDTNSILSGKGGVPVTSSKSSSHHSSSHLHHGSSSSSFSMMPIGMGPQQMYANTRTTITPVPMKGTTLNSNKSTTITPVINPMHHQQQLQQQQQQQQQQQMQQQQILPTLTDDMFVVEAPSFIVPYVYEKPPLKPLKDFVSKLDKSIKDYDKEEKLRKQAAKEKKKAEGGDKAEDDEDDSDDDDKNECLDLSEKPTPEEKNEFAVHEDKNKIPTYFDLPLGKFFMSIGIGLVQEYVQTDLLRTQKRKQGKGSTSAETQMAINSLIKNLEFSKENNEPYHLELKKCEFCSFKTESALAMQHHLETPHMRNYVYKCNFCPIEVRSPHDILFHMEAEHNTRGRLERGPAFHQCPNCPFEDNQKGKLTRHILACTKKFRPERNLEPSMDWEPPAKIPRLNRPRNAMPQLSASQLASAMGAAKGQQTLLPKLLPAPMPTGRGRGRPPMQPRYTDMKAMARPGGSPGIRQDNVSSMMYRPTSSGLMLPNSYQFGAGNQIFQNTSVTNAVKNPTAKLLSQPSISITPLPRTAPQASAPGSNSQVKPGGKSTFVICEICDGYIKDLEQLRNHMQWIHKVKIHPKMIYNRPPLNCQKCQFRFFTDQGLERHLLGSHGLVTSSMQEAANKGKDAGRCPACGRVYQWKLLNHVARDHGMTLKPAHLSYKCTVCTATFGMYKQFENHVYSAHSVVAKRVMDKKSSAPSSPSSRSNDSLLKPLKINDEITIIPQPAKPTSRSGPQGRAK